TACCATGCAAACCATTCATATAAATTTTTAAATAACTCCAATCATATACACAAATCATAAATTTTGGTTGTGCATTAAATGGATATTTGTTTGGCATGTGAAATAAATTATATTATAAATTGACAAAAAAATTATGAATATGGTTGTACATTAATGGAGATATGTTTGGTGCCCGAAACTAAGTAAAAAATGGCTTGGGATAAAACATTAtgaagttagttttttttttctgaacgAAGGATGTTTTATTACCAGAGAGTACAAATATAGGTCCAACCGTTAGCGAGTAGCTACTGGTGAAAAAAAAACCCAACGAACAATAAATTAGAAAACACGAAAAAATTACACTACTGTGACCACTCCAAGTTCTTCATTATTGCTCGATTCTTTATCCATAAAAATCCAAGAGTCTAGGTGTCTTCGATCATCATTGGTTGTGACTCTTGTGAGGATTTTGTTGGAAAACACCTTATCATTCCTTGATCTCCATAGACATCAACTTGCAAATTCTTATGATAGGAGAAATGCGTAGATAGTGGAAAACTTGCACCATGTTGCGATGATTGCCCATATCATATAACATACTGGGCATACCATGTTACTAGAGCCGATATTTCTATTTGCTAGAGTGTCGGCTGCATCGTTGTTAATTACCACCCTTTTGATATTGGTTCTATGATTACTTTTGTAACCATTACATAGCAAGTTGTTATGGTTTTACTTTTATTATTGTTACTGTTATTACAAAGACACAATAAATTTTAAACCATAAAACGAAACCTTTCATACCGTTTGGTTTGGATTCAGTTATGCGATAAATTTATtttcttagaccatgtgtagtggttttgATGAATAATGTCCCACCCTTGGGCGTTGTTCGCCACGTGTCATCCTTGTCAGCAAAGGAGCGTTTTGAAGAAATGGGCGTAGTGGGATAATGCCCCACCCTTGGGCATTGTTCGACACGTGGCACTTCCATAATtacccaattttttttaatttttaaaacaaataatattctagtaattaaataaaaattacataaataatgATACCGGTCGTTTGCCGCTTGTCGGTCTCGTTGAATATATTCTCTTGGTACAATTTCACGTTGAGGCTCGCTACAATGTTTCATATAACGAGCCGCTAGTTCGCACGCACTGgtaaccgcctcttgctcgaCCTCCTCATCGGTCGAGTCACCCTCATCCGCTAAATTTTTTTTGTAGTAATAATTTGCAATAGACGATGAAGAGGTGGAGGAATccattttttataaaatgggtGAAGTTTGTATAAAATTTTGATGTTTGAAGTTGTGGGtgaaagagtttttttttttttttttattttgatttgtaTAAAATGGACGAGGATGTGATAGTATTTATATAAaggttaaattaaaaaaaaatatagccGTTGGCAACAGTCATTGGCTAATTGAAACATAGATTCGGCGTAGAAATAAAAACGCTCCAACTGATTTTGGGTACAAAAACGCCCACGGGGACGGCAACAGGGGCGTGGTGGGGCgttttgttaaaaaaaagggCCGATTTGTAACGAGTACGCATGGTCTTGTTTGACCGAAGAAAATGATGATTCAACCTAAAAAGTTTAGTAAAACCTTTAAAAGCGTATCATAAATACCCTAGTAGACAAGGTTAAGGGGAGCCGCCCCTTGATTAATGTGTGCCAATGGTTATAAGTTTAGATTTGGGCTTTATTGTGTGCCcctggtttttttttttgaactgcaAAAAAcactttatatataaatataaagagccagcaaggAGCTGGGAAAAACAAAAACACAGAAAACAAACAACGGAAAAACAGGGAACACCCTACAACAAGCCGATTACATCAAAAGACTTCCAATTACCCCAAACCGGCCTCCTCAAGGATGACCGCGAGCAAGCCCAACCGAAGCTCTCCTCCTTTATCTGGTCGACCACCGAAGAAACCGGAATGAAAATGCCTTCGAAAACTTTCTTGTTTCTAGCTTTCCAAATACACCAAACCGTTGCGGAAGCGATCAGATTGACACATCTTTTCCAAACTCTTCCCCCCGGGTTCGACTTTATGTATGAGAAGAGGTCCTTGAGGTTGCTGACATCCAAAGGAAACTTTATTCTGATCCAGGCCATGATATTCCACCAAATGCAGCGCGACCAAAGACAGTTTATAAAGATGTGGTCGGGATCCTCCTCCGCAATCCCGCAACGAGAGCAAACTGTATCGGCGAGGGCAATGCCCCGATGAACCAACCCCACTTTGGAGGCAATTTTACCAAGCAGAGCCCTCCACAAGAGATAGTTCGCCTTCGGGGTCACCCAGTTATTCCATTCAAAAACCAAATCGGAATCACCGGCCTCTACAACGGCTGACTCAATATCCGCACGAACCTGTTTAACTGAAAAGGAGCCGAATGGGTCGCTTCGCCATTTCCACACTCCATCCACCTCAACTAAATAATCTGAGATAAATATACCCGCTTTCCTCAAGGCCACTTCCACCGACCCCACATCCTTCCAAACGCCAGGGATCGATCCTTTTAGAGGGAATAAAGGGGCCGGAGAGGTAATATTATAACCGCAATGAATCGAAGCCACAACTTGCGCCCAAAGTTGATTTGGTTCAGCCttgaacctccaccaccatttaACAAGCATAGCATAATTGAAATGTTGGATACTTCCTACACCCATCCCCccagcctttttagattttaaCAACAATTGCCATCGCACCCACCTGAGTTTACTTCCCCTGGTTTTTAATATTCCACCAAAATTGGGTTTAGAGGTTTTAGGATGATTAAAATTCTTTtggaaattaaataaattaaaatttcCAGATTATTCTTTACAcgtttcttttgtatttttatcTTTCAGAGCGACTAACTCATAACATCCTCTTTAGACGTACTTTTAAATTTACACATTCTGTCTATCACATGAGTTTAACTCTTACCACTTGAAAATAGACACCTTTTCTAACACCTTAATATCACTAGGCCAATGATTCGTTGGTCATTCTTGCACGTTTGACGTTTCTGATAAAAATTAAATATAGAGTATATTCGTAATCAGAGTGGTTGACATATTGCATCAAGTACCAATGCACAAATACAGGTGAGGAGTACCCTAGGCTTATATTCATGGATTTAAACAAAAGTTGATTATTTCACTCTTTGCAAGTTTAGGTTTTCTTAGAAAAAAGAAAGTGGGCATTGAAATAAACTATAGACTTTTCAAGAAGATTGATATAACGTTCTACTTTGTTTGATAATTGAAAGTTGAAGATTACCTTTTaaactaaaaagaaaaaaaaaagatactaGTGTAATAAATGTATGTTACTATTTAATTAGGTAGGACTTAGTATAATAAATGTATGTTATTATATAATTAGGTAGGACATAATGGTGTGAAATAACAAGGAAACATTATAATTTGAAATAGACATGTTAACTAAGAGACGTCTTCTCATGGTATACGAATGATAGATAATGTCATCAAATCATGAGCAAGGCCGGCCCAAAAGGCTTTAGACACTAGGCCCAGGCCTAGGGCCATCCAAATTAAAAGGCCTCTAAAATTTAGTGTGCTTTCTTTATACTAGGCTCAGTTATTACAAGATAATACATTGAACAACCCACTACAAAGACTTGCAATTGGAACAACCCATTAGTCCGTTACCCAAATTGAAAGGCCTACAATCCTTATGACATGTAAACAACACAACATGCGATGCGAACTGCGAAGGAAACTGAAAGGGCGACTAAATTCAGTATTTTGCTGTTTTGCAACTCAGTTGTCGATTCAATTTGATATTGTGGCGGTGGCTGGCTAAGACGACAGTGGAACGACCTACTCAGACACCTCAGTTTTTCGAATTATTATTGTGTTTGGCTTGGAACTTGGTAATGTGGCACTGAGGTTAGATATTGTTATTTGTTGTTTTGAGAATTATGGCTTATTCTTCTTTATTTGCTATTTAGGGCTTGTTTGTTTgcttatttgatttttttttaggGAATAAGGGTTTATTGTTTTCTCTTACTCTTCTTTATTTGCTTATTTTGATTTTTACAAAAGGGCCTTCACTTCGTAGTTCGTTTAGGGCCTCCGAAAACGTAGGAACGACCCTGATCATGAGGACATGTTGTTCAATTGAATGATCTGCTTCCGGTAGTGAATGATATTACTTTCGGGTTAGATTGAGATAAGTGGGTATGGGATTTTAATGTGAACGATTGTCTTAGTGTGAATAGTAGTAGAAAACATATATATGCGATGATATTACCTGATGGTTCGGAGGAGACAAGGTGGAGTTGTCATATTCCCATTAAAGTCAATATTTTGGATGGCGTACCTTATTAAATCATATTCCAATCTGATCGTACTTGGTTGACAGGGGTATTGATGTCCCTAGTGTGTATGCCTTGTTTTTAATGATGCGGAGGAGAGTGTGGATCACTTGTTTGGAGAGTGTCATGTGGCACATTCTTCTTGGTTAAGCATTTTTAAATGGTTAGATATCTGGATCAGTTTACCCGATAGATTTGATTAATGTCATGTATTCCTTAGCGTTTCCTAAGCAGAAGAAAGAAATGATTCATGGGATCATTTTGTCGACTTAATGGGTCATTTGAAGTTTTCGTAATGACACGGTGTTTGCTAATGATGATCAAAGAAAAGAATGTATTTTCGATtccattttaaattttaaattattcTTATTGTGGTTTGTTAATAGAAATCGGACGGTGAACATTAATTAGGTGGATTGGTTGTAAAATCCTCTTCTTGTCATGTAATGTTTCGCTTGATCTCTTTCTAGCTCTTGGCTAGTTTGGTTATaaaattgttttaaaaaaatcatgACATGGTAGTTGGGGTGAGTATCTTAACTTTAGCATGATTCATAATCAAATACGTAAAAAAGTTGTGATGTCAATGGTAGTCAAAGCAACAAACGTAAATATCATGCAAACCACCACTTTTACTAAAATATACTAAAAATAAGTTTAAGAAAATAGTCTTTGCCTCTGCTTTGTTTTTACCTTCGCAACCTTTGTCCATAAGATATCAAACATTATCACATATATAATTGTTTGTTCACAAGAGACTAAACCACCTTTGAGACTTTGTCATGATTCGcgcattaaataaaataaaaatgtgatttaacaTAAAACTATAACCaatagaccatgtgtagtggaagaCACAAACAATGTCCacacccttgggcgttttgcgccatgtgacagtccagtcagtaatggggcattatggggcgtttTACTAAAATGAGTGTAGTGGGGATGGACATTGTGAGTCATTATGTTAAAAAGGGGTATTagacaattaaataaaaaaaaccattCAAAAAATGTTATTGGGCAAACAAAAACAAGAATACATGTCATTGGCCAAAGAATTGAACGAAATGCGTGGAAAAAAGAACGCTCCGGaggttttttttgaaaaaaaaaaacgtcaTGGGGGCGGTCTAGGGGCGTGGGGGGCTTTTTTTAGGTAACAAATACCCCAAAACCCCCCACTACAGGTGTCTTgattaaattataaatattaaggAATATCGTTGAGATTCGATTGAAAaaatacaaacttaaatgaaggAAAATCCTTCATTGATCGATTGTGTATTAAATGGAGGCGGTCAAATATATCTTGTCTCGGTCAAACAATACGAGTAACTGTTTATATAGTTTTCTACTCAATTTCTTCACACTTTTGACATAGAAAAATGGCTGTTACCTGATTGGTATTTTTGCCAGAACGGTCCTTAGCCTATATTTTCACAGGTTATCTCATAATTAATAGTCAAGAATCCGTTGTCAACAGACTCACCTAAAATGTTGTCGCTACATTGTCACTAAAGCGTAGCTAGTTGGACATATATACAATCGCACAAAtagaatttctttctttttttttttttttgaatgacaaTGCTTACTCCACACCAAATGTATTGCTTGGGATTGAACCCAAGACATCCCATTAACAGACAATAGTCTTTACCAAGTGGGCCAACACAAATAGAAAAGtacttaaaagataataaaaccgATAGAAATCAAATTTACAAAACACTAAATGTTAAGCATAAAAATATTAACTATTTCTAATATATCCAAAACAATAATTAATGTAAACATCAAAAGACTTGAACTCTCGCCTTGGTAATCTTGAATATACTAACACACTAAGATATAATCTTTTTACTTTTCCCATGTTCCTCAACTATCCCTTGATTCCCGGCCAACATCAAATACTTATCCTTTCTAGTAAGATTTGTGCACTCAAAACCCAAAGCATCCCCAAGTTTTTTCTGAATATAGTTAGCCACATCATGGCTAGACTTGCCACCAGCACAAGTGAGCTCCTTAGTCAATTTTCCCAGCACTTTAACATGGTAACTTGGTCTAGGGTTCATCAGGAAGTAAATAGGGTCCAAACACTTGAGCCCGCTAGCCGTCGTGCCATAAAACATGGTCACATGTGTGTTCATTGCAACGGGTACAATCTCATCGGTTAACTCTGCAAACAACGAGCTAAACCTCAACAAATAAGGCTCCCTACAAGTAGTCCCTTCAGGACAAACAACCAAATCCCCTTCACTTAGTAACTCGTGCATAGTTTCACCATCTTGCTTCCTGTCCCGCGTTAATCTCACTGTTTTTATAGGCGAAATCATTTCGGACATCTTGCTTAGACTATATGTAACCGCGGTAAGTGGCTTACCAATGGTCATGGTTAGGAAGACAGGGTCCAAAAGGGTTCGATGTGTGCAAACAAAGAGGACACccgtttgtttgtttttgttctCCCATGAGTAATCACAACCTTCTATTGTTATGTTTACGCCGGTTAGGCCGCCTAGGATACGTGACATTGGGTAAGGCAAGAATATGCCCACACAAAGCCGGATAATTGCTAGCAAAACACCAAGAGGAAACCATAGAAACATGCATAATGTTGCCAATGGTGTGGGGAAGAATGCTAGCCTTCCATCATGGAAGACTAAAGGTTTTGGGTACTTGTCTCGTGGCATTATTGTTCTTGCACTCCTTTTTCCATCTTCTTTGCTCACCACATAACCTTCCTGTGATCAAACCATCATGTAAAGATTAATCCAAAGTGTTCCAGCTGTTTCCAAAAAGATCGAGCCAAACACATGAATGATGTTGCTAACGGTTTGAAATGAAGCCACATCATATCATTTGGTAGTTCAAGAAAGTCGGTTAGAGTTGTCAAAAGCAACCTACCAATCTTTTCTTTTTATAATATGTGACACTTATGACTTACCTATTTGAAAGGTTAACAAGTGAACATTACAcgtttaataattaaaaattatacTCTTTTAGATGTCTAGATTATAAAAAAGATGCATGCTATAAATACATCATTGAAAATCTAATCTCATACCGTTTTCAAACAGCCATTTGAGATTGCGCCGAACAACCATTTAAAGGTTATGGCTTGCATCGTAGCCCCGACCTTTAAAGTACATATCGTAAAAAAATAAAAgcgtaaaaaaataaaaataaaaaaaatccttGGACCACTAAAATGGGAAGTATTATGAGATTTAGACCTATGACCTTCTTCATAGTAGATAAAGATGGTTGGTTGAAAGCTTAAACTTTTTTGACGCAGCCAAACGATGTCGTTTTGCATGATTTAATTTAACAAAAGCCTTCTAAGGCAATATACAAGTATGAATATTTCAAAGACTCATATGTCATATCTAACAGGATGTACATACTTCTGTTTTTACCTTTTTAAACATGTAAACAAAAGAAATAGAGTCATCCAAGAATGATTCAAACAGTCACACATACCTTGCACTGGGAGATCAACAGTTGATCATGAAGACCATAACTTCCAATACCAACATCCGGTTGTTTCTCATTTCCAAACCATTCTTTTACTGCTTTATGCTTGTGAAGCACACCTGCACTTGACACAAAACCACTAAAATACCCCCCAAAACTATGCAACTCAGTCCCCATCACATCATCAACATTCAAATACTCCTTACAAAACCCTTCAACCATCACTCTAGGCACCCTTGTAAAGACCAAAACCTTGATCCCATAACTTCTTGCAGATGCAAGCAACTCATAAACTTGAAGGTTCAAGTTCTCAAGGTAAAACTTGGGCATAACTGCCCTCCCCACATTCTTCATATCCTTTACTTTAAGCCCACAAAAGGTGATGAAGATCATCAACTTTAAACCTACCTCATGATCAAGAACAAGTAACAAAGGGTAGGATAACAATAACAAGAATGCCCTAAGTATGCTACCACCTTCAAAAGCAACCAACATGAAGTATGGAAAGAAAGATGTTGAGTTTAATAATAGGGTGTTTTGGATATCACAAACTAGGGTTTCTTGATCTTTGTTCAGGGAACATTTTGTGAAGGTAGGGAACAGTGGAAGCTGATCATGGTGTGGTGATTTGTGAGATGGGTGGTTTCTTAACAAGAAAAAGCCATGGTTTTTCACCTTCATTGCAGCTCTGTAACATGAATTTGCTAGCAGTTGGTATACTAACCACTCTGCTAATTTGAGAAAGAACATTAGGAAATCCAtttctgtgtgtgtgtgttttgagaTGGAGGTATGGAATGAAGGACatatatatagaaaaagagaATGGGTAGTTTATGGGATTAAAAAACAGAAAGCAAAAGGAAGTTGACAAAGAAAGggaaagggtttgtgtttttcttttttcttattttattttattataatattttaatataaaataccTGTGGCATTAATTGAATACTCAGTTAACACTCTTGATTTACTCCCTGTTGTTTGACTTTTTGTATGTTATCAGTTTTGTTACATAGAGAACAAAAAAGTTACTGTAATAATTAAAAAAGTTACTGTAATAATTAAAAAAGTTACATTCAAAGGAGATTAATATTTATTAATGCAATCTGAATATTGATATCATTCGTGTATTAATGTTGCAATTTAAAAATACAACCCATTGAATGTTGATGTTTGGGATGGAAAAATGAACGTTGCAATTGTCTATATATGTTTtctatctatatattaaaaagaaaACGTAATGAATAGTGTTTTTAAAATACTATAATATAATAGTTTTAATGTTATAAAattgttattttctttactttttaagctTATAAGTTTGGTGTCACCTagtacttgtatcgaaaataccagttcgttatcggtacatgaaggtgaAACCAGCACCAGCCTGatacataaaacgccaaaagtcggtaccggattgagtttgataGTCTTTTAGTTCGATAACTTTGGTACTGCTACTCattaccatttgctcatccctgatcacaggtaccgtacgaacaataacggtatcgtacaacttttttttagttTACGGGGTAGGGATGACCTCGGTGCCAACTGATACCCCGGTtacggtatcggtatatgaagaTAAAAACCagtagcgaaccggtaccaggacGCCAAACGTCAGTACCGAACTAATACTTAGGTTCTTTCGATTCacgaaattcggtaccggtacccattactatttgctcatctctgactacTGGTTTCTACCGatcaacatcattaccatacaacttttttagttgattttctttcggttatttttagtgtttttttctacattttctttttatttttgttagcGGTTTCATGTGCAGCACGCTTGTAGTGATTTCAAACACATATAAatacagactaaataacaaaagaagttcgCCGCGACGCGGCAACTCTTTTTATAactagttttaattaaaaaaaacgcCTTCGAATtcatttgatttttatttttttatagaaAAAAAGGAACGTTGCAATTTCACTccttttttttagttttctttttttttcatatacTTTATGTCTTTGGTTTTTTTATTatcaatgtttttttttataaagcaATTATTGAAAATAAAAGTGGATGAGGTGGAGTTAAAAGGGGTTAAACCATTTCTTAAGGTCATCCGTAGTCAAAAAGCCtctttgtgggcgttatgcgacacgtgtcgtgtcACGTCACATAGGGGCATTATGTGGCGTTATGTCACttgagcccgtagtcataaagcccctatcTCATCATTAGtcaattaattaattttcaatttttttaattaatttctaacttttttaaataaaaaaccattacattaaataaaaaaacattaagtTTTTAAAGTTATTTTACAAGTATTATAACTGCCATATTTTTAAACTTATAAATAAGagaaaaacaagttttaaaaaccaattttAGATATTTGAGAAAAagcagggaccaaatgtgtattAAGCAAAAACTTTCAAAATCAAATACCTTCAGCCTCCTGTCTCCTTCTCCAATTTTCCGGCGAGTTTGCGGCCGATTTTCCAGCCGATTTCTATGACTTCTTCTCTGTCTTCTTCTCTCCTATGTCTTCTTCTTCGATTTGCAGGGACCAAGTTTGCATAATACCAAAAACATTCAAGAACCATCACGCCGCGATATGGATGGCTCTGATTTTGGCCCGATACCCCCCCCCCCGGTCCTGGTGTAGCTGGCGCCATGCGGCGCTATCTTTGGTTTTTTGGGGTATATAACGCCCCACTACAGCATTTCTAAGGATGATGTGGGATGAAAAAGGAAAAAATGAATGATTTGGCGTCTAGGTATAGTTAAGGGGAGTTAGAGCATACCTCATGGCCTAACAAACAATTTTTTAATTAATAGAGCCTAGCAAGATGTTACAACAAAGGGTACATCCGGAAACATACAACTAAAAGACTAAATCACATCAAGTATTCCAATCTAATTGTTGTATGGGTGTACACTATGTTTTAGCCAAGGAAACGGGTTCGTCCTAATTGTCTCCGATATCTCCTCCGAGCTTTCCTATGTACCCTTAAaaaaaaactttcattcattgcTTCCCAAATGAACTGAACCATAACGTTGCCATATAAAAAGGTATACCATGCCTTTTTTAGAGCAGGTGACTGAGCATATAATTTAGAAACATCCCGAATTTATACAAGCGTATCGCCAAGGATTTTCGTAATTTACACCTTGTGTATATATGCAACTAGTATTGAAACCCGCACTTCGCGGCGGGGTTATAAGAGGGTGCTGACGAGAATGTATTTGTTACATGATATATCCGTGTGTTATTATTAAACTTATGTATGATAAATTTAATAAAGATAAGGGGTATTAACATAAATCatttataaaaaaagttattaGAATCTAAGGATCGTATGATAGCTCTATTAAAATTCAggattaaaatataaattaattaaagaAAATGACATTATAACCAAAGGCGTATCCACCCCAAGCCGTGGGTGGGCGgacgcaccccttgaaaaattaatttttagtgttattttttcGCCGGAAATTTCGACCGCACACCTTGGAAATTTTCATCCtcaccccttggaaattttcaACCGCCCCACTGTTCACGACCGGACGACTTTTTTGCCGGAAAAACCGAAATTCCGGCAAGACCGACCCATATTACGCCAGAATTCCGATATAGAGCTAGTATGGTTTCTTTATTgacctttttttttgttttatgtgaTAATTAGGGGAAAAATATAGACGTATAAGGGTTTGagtttttttatgttttcttgGTTGTTCTAAACTTATAGttaaatgattagttacaagtaatcaacatttaatactagtgcttgaatgtttgaaaataaaattaaaaaattatggactatggttgaacatgattgtttattttgtttgagtgtttagtgttgttttatgaacttatggagcaATTTACATGTAATAGGAACCATGAGTAAGAATGTAATGAACTTATGGAGTGTTTAGTAtctttagatgatgttttggatagatttcaaaaaataaaaatctgTAGGGTACaattttaaatacgtttgtaatAACGTTTGACCTGTTTTTGATAATTATAAAAATTTTAGTTTGATATTTTTTGTCTTACATGATCCGACCTGCTATAAACCAATTATTTTATTCAGCTagggcctaaaatctttaaaaatattcaGCACCCCTAGCAAAAAATTACTAAGTCCGTCACTTATTATAACCCACAAACTACATTCACATTGACCAATAGTGATTTACTATTGTTCACAATTAAAAATGTTACTATGTATAAAATTATCTTATAGTCAACTTCATCCTTGAGCATCCTTACAATCCCCACTATAAAAACAtgaataagtaaaaaaaaaagttatttataGACCTTGATATTCCTTATAATTAGTTTCTGAACTTGAccaattattttttaaaacactAAAACTTGATAAGCATTATTCGGGTCAAATTATAAGGCTATAGGGAGTGGTCATTACTCTCATGGTTACCATGACCCTCCACATTGACGTCATGTGACCCACTTCTAGTCCATCATCCAAAATCATtatcctaagggtgtggtcattaCCCAAACTACTATTCTCttactttaatttatttttgtgaaaagaaaaatgaaatattgaaaaagaaaaggagacacatggttgtcatggtttaattCATGCAAACCATTGTGAATGAGGTAAGTGGATGGTGTAGCAATCCATTAATGACCCTAAATGACGATTGATAACCCAAcccatgcccccccccccccccccaccctccAGCCTTACACCTATAACTATTCATGAATTACCATCTTCCTAGGTTGCCGACTTGTTAGGTTTTCATGTTGGTGACCACTCACCTTGTTCATTCAACACGTTTCTATCTTAAGCAGTAGGATTATAAAAATATCCTCCGTTCTGACTCCATATATGTGTtcttttatataattatattgttataaacgaaacatattttttattaaaatatctAACAATAAATTTTAAAATTCGTTTGATGAAAAGGAACTGAATTGAAGCCGGCttccgtttttttttttctttagaaaAAAATTTAAGTGAACAACCTACATCTAGAGCAGACTGATAAAAATTAAATTGCCAATACTTTGAACGTTTCCGTTGCATATGAATGAATTTCAATTTAAAGGTTATGTTGCAATGTGTAAATCCAACTGTTGAGCCCTTGGGTTTGAGGTGTTTCACATTTAGTCGataaaaagtataaaataaaagaaaaactttGGGATGTGAGCATGTTATAAGAATATATTTCATCTTCTCCTCTCCTCCGTCCGTCAGTATCCAATTAATTAACTACAACAGTCTGGATATGAGCAGGCTCCACACCGCATTTGCAATAAATACCCTTGCCTCAAATGTTATCCACTGGTAAGTGCAAAACAGGATACATATAACTGGTGGttccaaaaaataaataaaaaatttggAGATCACTTTCTATGAATGTTTAGTGAATTGTTATCCTTTGAGTGTTGAAAACGTTATTCatcaaataatattattataatcaGTTCGTGGTTTTTTCAACCCTTAGGGCTTAGACCCATATATATATTTTGTGTTGTCTACAAGTGTGAACAGAAGGCTTTTAATTATTGTTGAGC
Above is a window of Helianthus annuus cultivar XRQ/B chromosome 14, HanXRQr2.0-SUNRISE, whole genome shotgun sequence DNA encoding:
- the LOC110907659 gene encoding uncharacterized protein LOC110907659 — protein: MGVGSIQHFNYAMLVKWWWRFKAEPNQLWAQVVASIHCGYNITSPAPLFPLKGSIPGVWKDVGSVEVALRKAGIFISDYLVEVDGVWKWRSDPFGSFSVKQVRADIESAVVEAGDSDLVFEWNNWVTPKANYLLWRALLGKIASKVGLVHRGIALADTVCSRCGIAEEDPDHIFINCLWSRCIWWNIMAWIRIKFPLDVSNLKDLFSYIKSNPGGRVWKRCVNLIASATVWCIWKARNKKVFEGIFIPVSSVVDQIKEESFGWACSRSSLRRPVWGNWKSFDVIGLL
- the LOC110904530 gene encoding glycerol-3-phosphate acyltransferase 1 yields the protein MDFLMFFLKLAEWLVYQLLANSCYRAAMKVKNHGFFLLRNHPSHKSPHHDQLPLFPTFTKCSLNKDQETLVCDIQNTLLLNSTSFFPYFMLVAFEGGSILRAFLLLLSYPLLLVLDHEVGLKLMIFITFCGLKVKDMKNVGRAVMPKFYLENLNLQVYELLASARSYGIKVLVFTRVPRVMVEGFCKEYLNVDDVMGTELHSFGGYFSGFVSSAGVLHKHKAVKEWFGNEKQPDVGIGSYGLHDQLLISQCKEGYVVSKEDGKRSARTIMPRDKYPKPLVFHDGRLAFFPTPLATLCMFLWFPLGVLLAIIRLCVGIFLPYPMSRILGGLTGVNITIEGCDYSWENKNKQTGVLFVCTHRTLLDPVFLTMTIGKPLTAVTYSLSKMSEMISPIKTVRLTRDRKQDGETMHELLSEGDLVVCPEGTTCREPYLLRFSSLFAELTDEIVPVAMNTHVTMFYGTTASGLKCLDPIYFLMNPRPSYHVKVLGKLTKELTCAGGKSSHDVANYIQKKLGDALGFECTNLTRKDKYLMLAGNQGIVEEHGKSKKIIS